In Symmachiella dynata, the following are encoded in one genomic region:
- a CDS encoding alpha/beta hydrolase family protein, with amino-acid sequence MVLRYTTLITVCLILLSRAAIAADEPELQSLLTKPIIGAELSQDEVMEFTDARVMPMPEVETIAQWEAFVRRQRQATFAEVIYRGSAAQWRDAELGVEYLDTIDGGPGYSIRKLRYEAVPGLWIPALLYVPDNLTGKVPVIMNVNGHDGNGKAAPYKQIRCINQAKRGMIALNVEWFGMGQLRTDNFAHYRLNQIDLCGTSGYGAFYLSMKRALDVLLSHEHADPERVAVTGLSGGGCQTIQISALDERVTLADPVAGYSSFHTRARYLSDLGDSEQTPVDLAVTADYSVLTAMRAPRPTLLTYNDQDNCCFRAGHALPPLVQAAEPIFKLYGKPDNLHSHINTDPGTHNYELDNRQQLYAFLGRHFHPDDAAYDATEIPCEDEVLSADELMVPLPNNNLDLHALAVAEMQSLPRDGVLPTSAGAAAGWQRTKRARLRQVLRFPKYDVQAKAVGQQEVAATQATFWQLKIGDAWTVPAVELVRGTPQKTVVLIGDEGRGSLAPQVEELLAANHRVIAVDPFFFGESKIKNRDFLFALLVSAVGERPLGIQASQVAAVARWAAAKDNVRRVKVIAVGHRTSVVALAAAALSDSVISGVELHDSLGSLRQVVEENRQVIESPELFCFGLLVEHDIKQLAALVAPNTVKFVKPSERVRSELADLKAFYAELGIQFDPFR; translated from the coding sequence ATGGTACTTCGATATACGACATTGATTACGGTTTGTTTGATCCTTTTGAGCCGGGCGGCGATTGCGGCGGATGAACCTGAGCTACAGTCGCTGTTGACTAAGCCGATAATCGGCGCCGAGCTAAGCCAGGATGAAGTGATGGAATTCACCGACGCGCGGGTAATGCCCATGCCGGAAGTGGAAACAATTGCTCAGTGGGAAGCGTTCGTTCGGCGGCAACGGCAGGCGACGTTTGCGGAAGTGATTTATCGGGGCAGCGCTGCTCAGTGGCGCGATGCCGAGTTGGGTGTGGAGTACCTCGACACAATCGACGGTGGGCCGGGATATTCGATACGCAAACTGCGCTACGAAGCGGTCCCGGGGTTGTGGATCCCTGCCCTGCTCTATGTGCCGGATAACCTTACTGGCAAGGTACCGGTCATTATGAATGTCAACGGGCATGACGGAAACGGCAAAGCAGCGCCGTATAAACAAATCCGCTGCATTAACCAAGCAAAGCGGGGGATGATTGCTCTGAACGTCGAATGGTTTGGCATGGGGCAGTTGCGGACTGACAATTTCGCGCATTATCGGCTCAATCAAATCGACCTCTGCGGCACCAGTGGCTATGGCGCGTTTTATTTGTCGATGAAACGGGCTTTGGACGTGCTCTTGTCGCACGAGCATGCCGATCCTGAGCGGGTGGCTGTGACGGGGCTTTCCGGTGGGGGTTGTCAAACGATTCAAATCAGCGCGCTCGATGAGCGAGTGACCTTGGCGGACCCGGTCGCGGGGTATTCCAGTTTTCATACCCGCGCGCGTTACCTGTCGGACCTGGGAGACTCGGAACAAACTCCCGTCGACTTGGCGGTGACGGCGGACTATTCGGTGCTGACCGCCATGCGGGCGCCCCGGCCGACACTTTTGACCTACAACGATCAGGACAATTGCTGCTTCCGCGCGGGACACGCCTTGCCGCCACTTGTACAGGCGGCCGAACCGATTTTTAAGTTGTATGGCAAGCCGGACAACCTACACTCACACATCAACACCGACCCCGGCACGCATAATTATGAATTGGACAACCGGCAGCAGTTGTATGCGTTTCTCGGTCGGCATTTTCATCCTGATGATGCAGCCTACGATGCGACCGAAATTCCCTGTGAAGACGAAGTGTTGTCGGCCGATGAGTTGATGGTTCCGCTGCCGAATAACAATTTGGATTTGCATGCACTGGCCGTCGCCGAGATGCAATCCCTCCCACGTGATGGCGTACTGCCGACTTCCGCGGGAGCGGCTGCCGGATGGCAACGGACCAAGCGGGCACGACTGCGACAAGTCCTGCGGTTTCCCAAGTATGATGTTCAAGCCAAAGCGGTGGGACAACAGGAAGTCGCCGCGACGCAGGCCACGTTTTGGCAGTTGAAAATCGGCGACGCTTGGACCGTTCCGGCAGTGGAATTGGTGCGCGGGACGCCTCAAAAAACGGTGGTTCTCATCGGTGATGAGGGACGCGGCTCATTGGCGCCGCAGGTGGAGGAATTGTTGGCGGCGAATCATCGTGTGATTGCGGTGGATCCATTTTTCTTTGGGGAATCGAAGATCAAAAACCGCGACTTTCTGTTTGCGCTGTTGGTCTCAGCCGTTGGTGAGAGGCCGTTGGGCATTCAAGCGTCGCAAGTTGCCGCCGTGGCGCGTTGGGCAGCCGCTAAGGACAACGTCCGCCGGGTTAAAGTGATTGCCGTTGGGCACCGGACAAGTGTGGTTGCCTTAGCAGCTGCAGCATTGAGCGACTCGGTGATCAGCGGCGTCGAGCTCCACGATTCACTCGGCAGCTTGCGACAAGTTGTCGAGGAAAACCGACAAGTTATCGAATCGCCGGAGTTGTTCTGTTTCGGCCTACTTGTCGAGCACGACATCAAACAGCTCGCCGCCCTGGTCGCTCCCAATACGGTCAAATTTGTCAAACCGAGCGAGCGCGTTCGCAGCGAACTGGCGGACTTGAAAGCGTTTTATGCGGAACTGGGGATCCAATTCGATCCCTTCCGCTAA
- a CDS encoding PQQ-binding-like beta-propeller repeat protein, producing the protein MDQADENRAESGRVPVTDEPSAEVAQTENVDVPGRPKGFRWWPAVAILGIATVVESILWWSMSENRPNQSVSMWLTTITVSFLLLMWWMFASRLRWRTRFVGLGVMILLGIAARYSVRVEEYSGAVFPILAFRWTPTAEEIAAEYREAHSESGQDEKSVPIEEVVPAEGDVTIFRGADRTGRIVDAGIRTNWDEQPPREIWRHPVGLGWSSFIVVDGLAFTQEQREENETVVCYNAETGDEIWAHTDSVRFSEVLGSDGPRATPTYFDGRLYTQGATGILNCLDARTGESIWATNILEDAGAKVLSWGMSGSPLVYDDVVVVNAGGDDAGLIAYHRLTGDRVWSAGNGPASYSSPRLANILGEQQLLIFNGNGLSGHDPTTGEELWNFPWTTGPKVNAVLPYPLDESRILISTGYGLGAALLEVKHEGDQWSAEQVWKSIRLKAKFNDFVVKDDYVYGLDEGVLTCLDLKTGKRVWKAGRYGYGQILLVDDLLLIITESGEVLLVKAEPKKSQPLARFQAIGGKTWNHATLVRGRLFVRNAREAACYDISK; encoded by the coding sequence ATGGACCAGGCTGATGAGAACAGAGCGGAATCCGGTCGTGTGCCCGTAACCGACGAACCTTCTGCTGAAGTCGCTCAAACAGAAAACGTCGATGTCCCGGGACGCCCGAAAGGCTTTCGTTGGTGGCCGGCAGTTGCGATTTTGGGAATTGCTACGGTCGTCGAATCGATCCTCTGGTGGTCGATGTCGGAAAACCGTCCTAACCAGTCGGTCTCAATGTGGCTGACGACGATAACCGTCTCGTTTTTGTTGCTCATGTGGTGGATGTTCGCTAGCCGACTACGCTGGCGCACGCGATTTGTCGGATTGGGCGTGATGATCTTATTGGGCATTGCCGCACGATATTCCGTTCGTGTCGAGGAATACTCCGGCGCGGTGTTTCCCATACTGGCATTTCGCTGGACGCCCACTGCCGAGGAGATTGCCGCCGAATATCGAGAAGCGCATTCCGAAAGTGGCCAGGACGAGAAGAGTGTCCCGATCGAAGAAGTGGTCCCGGCTGAAGGCGACGTCACCATCTTTCGTGGTGCGGACCGCACAGGCCGCATCGTCGATGCCGGCATTCGCACGAATTGGGACGAACAACCCCCGCGAGAAATCTGGCGGCATCCCGTTGGTCTGGGTTGGTCCTCGTTCATTGTCGTCGACGGATTAGCGTTCACGCAGGAGCAACGCGAAGAAAACGAAACCGTCGTTTGCTACAACGCCGAAACCGGGGATGAGATTTGGGCACACACCGACTCCGTTCGTTTCTCCGAAGTCTTGGGCAGCGACGGACCGCGGGCCACACCCACGTACTTTGACGGCAGACTCTATACCCAAGGTGCGACCGGCATTTTGAATTGCCTCGACGCACGGACCGGTGAGTCGATCTGGGCAACCAACATTTTGGAAGATGCCGGCGCAAAGGTTTTGTCCTGGGGTATGTCCGGTTCGCCATTGGTCTATGACGACGTCGTGGTGGTCAATGCCGGCGGCGATGACGCGGGGCTGATCGCTTATCACCGACTCACAGGGGACCGCGTCTGGTCGGCCGGAAACGGGCCCGCTTCCTACAGCTCGCCGCGATTGGCCAACATTCTAGGAGAGCAGCAGCTTCTGATTTTTAACGGCAATGGTTTGTCAGGACACGATCCTACGACCGGCGAGGAATTGTGGAATTTCCCTTGGACGACCGGACCGAAGGTCAACGCGGTTCTGCCCTATCCATTGGATGAGTCGCGCATTTTGATTTCGACCGGCTATGGATTGGGAGCGGCGCTGCTGGAGGTCAAACACGAAGGCGACCAGTGGTCAGCAGAGCAGGTTTGGAAATCGATTCGCCTCAAAGCCAAGTTCAACGATTTCGTGGTCAAAGACGACTACGTCTACGGTTTGGATGAAGGGGTGCTGACCTGTCTGGATCTCAAAACAGGCAAACGCGTCTGGAAAGCGGGACGCTACGGATACGGACAAATCCTGCTCGTCGATGATCTCCTGCTGATCATCACGGAATCGGGTGAAGTCTTGCTCGTCAAAGCCGAGCCAAAAAAGAGCCAACCGCTGGCCCGCTTCCAAGCAATCGGAGGCAAGACTTGGAATCATGCGACCTTGGTCCGCGGCCGGTTATTCGTCCGAAATGCACGCGAAGCTGCTTGTTACGACATCTCAAAATAA
- a CDS encoding ABC transporter ATP-binding protein, whose translation MTRESPILELRSASKQFGDQPVLRDVNLTVSRGETLVVIGESGCGKSVTMKLLIGLLDPTSGEALFEDRPLSERSERELSYERQRFGYLFQGAALFDSLSVFENIAFPLRQNTALPEEKIRTIVEERVLEVGLPTSVCEKKPAHLSGGMKKRVGLARALALVPEIMMYDEPTTGLDPIMSDVINNLILQTRVRRPVTSIVVTHDMNTVRKVADRVVMFYPLPRLGADEPQIIFEGTAEEAFASSDSRVAQFVHGEAGERMRELSVA comes from the coding sequence ATGACACGCGAAAGCCCTATTTTAGAACTGCGCAGCGCATCGAAGCAATTCGGCGACCAGCCAGTGCTGCGCGATGTCAATCTGACAGTCAGCCGCGGCGAAACGTTGGTCGTGATTGGTGAAAGCGGTTGCGGCAAAAGCGTGACGATGAAACTGTTGATCGGTCTGTTGGATCCCACATCAGGCGAAGCGCTGTTCGAGGATCGTCCACTCAGTGAGCGATCGGAGCGTGAACTCTCTTATGAACGGCAACGCTTTGGCTACCTATTTCAAGGGGCGGCGCTGTTTGACAGTTTGAGCGTGTTTGAAAACATCGCCTTTCCACTGCGGCAAAACACGGCGCTGCCCGAAGAAAAAATCCGCACGATTGTCGAAGAACGGGTCCTGGAAGTTGGGCTCCCGACTTCGGTCTGTGAAAAGAAACCGGCCCATCTTTCCGGCGGGATGAAGAAACGTGTTGGCCTCGCACGGGCGTTGGCCTTGGTTCCTGAGATCATGATGTACGACGAACCGACGACCGGTTTGGATCCGATCATGAGCGACGTGATCAACAACCTCATTTTGCAGACCCGCGTTCGCCGCCCAGTCACGAGTATTGTCGTCACACACGATATGAACACCGTCCGCAAGGTAGCCGACCGCGTGGTGATGTTTTATCCGCTACCGCGTTTGGGAGCGGATGAGCCACAAATCATTTTTGAAGGAACCGCCGAGGAGGCGTTTGCCTCGTCCGATTCACGGGTGGCGCAGTTCGTTCACGGTGAAGCAGGAGAGCGGATGCGGGAACTGTCCGTTGCCTGA
- a CDS encoding PAC2 family protein, which yields MNENPLDLIRYHHHAQLEDATLLLAFSGWMDGGDVSTGTVRRLVTVLNATPLAEIDPDPFYIQNVPGPMEIAALFRPHIEYEDGLIKQIQMPENQFSVDVTSNLVLFVGKEPHMRWRTFRDCLFAVCAELGIKKILFVGSFGGGVPHTREPRLHVSCSHADMLPAMEKYGVHRTTYSGPGSFVSYLLSQADTADLRMTSLVAEIPGYLTGANPASILAVTRRLATILGISPNLDELRGASTEWEMQVSTAVEQDGELAENVRQLEEEYDNQLLLQDEET from the coding sequence ATGAATGAAAATCCCCTTGATTTAATCCGCTACCACCATCATGCCCAATTAGAAGACGCAACGCTGTTGCTCGCTTTTTCGGGGTGGATGGATGGCGGCGACGTTTCGACCGGCACCGTGCGGCGGTTGGTGACGGTCCTCAACGCTACGCCGTTGGCAGAAATTGATCCCGATCCGTTTTACATTCAAAACGTACCCGGACCGATGGAGATCGCTGCGCTATTCCGGCCGCATATTGAATACGAAGATGGTTTAATCAAGCAGATCCAAATGCCTGAGAACCAGTTCTCCGTCGATGTCACCTCGAACTTGGTGCTATTCGTCGGGAAAGAACCGCATATGCGCTGGCGAACATTTCGTGATTGCCTGTTCGCCGTCTGTGCGGAATTGGGCATTAAAAAAATCCTGTTTGTCGGCTCCTTTGGTGGCGGAGTACCACATACCCGCGAACCGCGACTGCATGTCTCATGCTCGCACGCCGACATGCTGCCGGCGATGGAAAAATATGGCGTGCATCGCACAACGTACTCCGGTCCCGGTTCGTTTGTGAGTTATCTGTTATCACAAGCCGACACCGCTGACTTGCGTATGACATCGCTGGTCGCCGAAATTCCCGGCTACTTAACCGGTGCCAATCCCGCGAGCATTTTGGCGGTGACGCGGCGACTGGCGACCATCCTGGGAATTTCACCCAACCTCGATGAACTGCGCGGCGCCAGTACCGAGTGGGAGATGCAAGTCTCGACCGCTGTCGAACAAGATGGCGAACTCGCCGAAAACGTCCGCCAACTCGAAGAAGAATACGACAATCAACTTCTCTTGCAGGACGAAGAAACGTAA
- a CDS encoding sulfatase, whose product MRLMLGGMLLLMCGSAACAEERPNFIVFIADDMAWDDCGAYGHPHIRTPNIDGLARDGLRFDSAFLTCSSCSPSRCSILTGRYPHNTGASELHQPLPADQITVARRLKEAGYYTASAGKWHIGPSEKKNFDRIHNGREKVWLQAIQQRPLDQPFFLWMAFFDPHRPYQEGTIDEPHKPSDAVVPPYLPDVPETRRDLAMYYDEIARMDGVIGDVLAELDKQGAADNTVVVFLSDNGRPFPRGKTTVYDSGVKTPWIVRWPKQVTAGGSTDSLISSIDLSPTLLELAGLDVGPTFQGKSFSAVLSDPNAEVQDAVFAEHNWHDFNAHSRAIRTAQYKFIDNTYTDLPGTPPADAVRGETYQAMLKLRAQGKLTADQQQCFTLPRPAEELYDLQNDPYELQNLANDPQFTAVRDQLRAKLSQWKQQTNDTVPKTRRSPKFDRETGERLQ is encoded by the coding sequence ATGCGATTGATGCTCGGTGGAATGCTGTTGTTGATGTGTGGCAGCGCGGCTTGCGCCGAGGAGCGTCCCAATTTCATCGTCTTCATTGCCGACGACATGGCTTGGGATGATTGTGGCGCCTATGGGCATCCACACATCCGCACGCCGAACATCGATGGCTTGGCACGCGACGGACTGCGCTTCGACAGCGCGTTTTTAACCTGCAGTTCCTGCAGCCCCAGCCGATGCAGCATCCTCACCGGTCGCTATCCGCACAACACCGGAGCGTCGGAATTGCATCAACCGTTGCCCGCCGATCAAATCACTGTCGCCCGCCGCTTAAAGGAAGCGGGGTATTACACAGCCTCCGCTGGCAAATGGCATATAGGTCCGTCGGAGAAAAAGAACTTTGACCGCATCCACAACGGACGGGAGAAGGTCTGGTTGCAAGCGATTCAGCAGCGGCCGCTAGATCAACCGTTTTTCCTCTGGATGGCATTTTTCGATCCGCACCGCCCCTATCAAGAAGGGACCATCGACGAGCCGCACAAACCGAGCGACGCGGTCGTCCCCCCCTATTTGCCCGATGTCCCGGAGACCCGTCGCGACCTGGCGATGTACTACGACGAAATTGCCCGCATGGACGGCGTAATCGGCGACGTGTTGGCTGAATTGGATAAACAGGGAGCAGCCGACAATACGGTGGTTGTCTTTCTCAGCGACAACGGACGCCCATTTCCCCGCGGCAAAACCACGGTCTACGACAGCGGCGTCAAGACACCCTGGATCGTGCGTTGGCCGAAACAGGTCACCGCCGGCGGTTCGACAGATTCCTTGATTAGCTCGATCGACCTCTCTCCTACCCTTTTGGAATTGGCCGGGCTGGATGTGGGGCCAACGTTTCAAGGGAAAAGTTTTTCAGCGGTTTTGTCCGATCCGAATGCGGAAGTTCAAGATGCGGTGTTCGCCGAACACAATTGGCACGACTTCAACGCCCACAGCCGCGCGATCCGCACAGCGCAATATAAATTCATCGACAACACCTACACCGACCTGCCCGGCACACCACCTGCCGATGCCGTTCGGGGTGAAACCTATCAGGCGATGTTGAAACTCAGGGCGCAAGGAAAATTGACCGCCGACCAGCAACAATGCTTCACACTGCCGCGCCCGGCTGAGGAACTGTACGACCTGCAAAACGACCCGTACGAGCTGCAGAATTTGGCCAACGACCCGCAATTTACGGCAGTCCGCGATCAACTCCGCGCGAAGCTGAGTCAGTGGAAACAGCAGACCAACGACACTGTTCCCAAAACACGTCGTTCGCCCAAGTTCGATCGCGAAACCGGGGAGCGCCTGCAATAA
- a CDS encoding MlaD family protein, translated as MTERQLQFRVGLFVVTALVVATALMFTFGEMRRLFQKSYTLAVRFDDAPGVQELTPVRKNGITIGQVGSVTFDEKRGGVTVTIEVNEQYRLRRDSQARLTQSLLGDASIEFTPGKSPHYYKPGDVLVGEPAVDVMKIVERLEETMGKTMESFEATSAEWRKVGENVNNLVDTNRGNIETVVERAAESLHQFTITLNNANQIVGNPENQRNIERAVAALPTMVEETRDAIAAVKMAVGRADENLENLSHVTRPLALRSHKIVMSLDSSVVKLDKLMSELNQFAQMANSEDGSLKKFVADPELYDNLNHTAQLMSVMLRNLEPAMRDLRVFADKIARHPEKIGIGGALKGSSGLK; from the coding sequence ATGACAGAGCGGCAATTACAATTTCGCGTCGGATTGTTCGTCGTCACAGCCTTGGTTGTGGCAACGGCGTTGATGTTTACATTCGGCGAAATGCGGCGGCTCTTTCAAAAGTCCTACACACTGGCCGTCCGTTTTGACGACGCCCCCGGCGTTCAGGAATTGACCCCTGTCCGCAAAAACGGCATCACCATCGGACAGGTCGGGTCCGTTACTTTCGATGAAAAACGTGGCGGCGTGACCGTGACCATCGAAGTCAATGAACAATACCGTCTGCGACGTGACAGCCAAGCACGGCTGACGCAATCGCTCTTGGGTGACGCGAGCATCGAATTCACACCCGGCAAAAGCCCGCATTACTATAAACCCGGCGACGTCCTGGTCGGCGAACCGGCCGTCGACGTGATGAAAATCGTTGAGCGGCTCGAGGAGACTATGGGCAAAACCATGGAGTCCTTCGAAGCAACCAGCGCCGAGTGGAGAAAAGTGGGCGAAAACGTCAATAACCTTGTCGACACCAATCGAGGCAACATCGAAACGGTCGTGGAGCGCGCCGCTGAATCGTTGCACCAATTCACCATCACGCTCAACAATGCCAATCAGATTGTCGGGAATCCCGAAAATCAACGAAACATCGAACGCGCCGTCGCCGCGCTCCCCACGATGGTCGAAGAAACGCGTGACGCCATCGCTGCCGTTAAAATGGCAGTCGGCAGAGCGGATGAAAATCTCGAAAACCTGTCCCACGTCACCAGACCGCTGGCCCTGCGTAGCCACAAGATTGTGATGAGCCTCGACAGTTCGGTCGTCAAGCTGGATAAGCTGATGAGCGAATTGAACCAGTTCGCCCAAATGGCGAATTCCGAAGATGGCTCGCTGAAGAAATTTGTCGCCGATCCGGAACTGTATGATAACCTGAATCACACAGCGCAATTGATGAGCGTAATGCTCCGCAACCTGGAGCCGGCCATGCGAGACCTAAGAGTCTTCGCCGACAAAATTGCCCGGCATCCAGAAAAGATCGGCATCGGCGGCGCACTCAAAGGCAGCTCCGGCCTGAAATAA
- a CDS encoding PEGA domain-containing protein — MTIRSNPPGARVFLEDKEIGFTPVSTDFTYYGTREITLVKDGYETATIFQPVRKPWYQYLPFEFFADNLSPAKINNRHEFNYQLEPLRIEPQDDILNRGWELRNAAQIPE; from the coding sequence ATGACAATCCGTAGCAACCCGCCGGGTGCCCGCGTGTTTTTGGAAGATAAAGAAATCGGCTTTACGCCCGTTTCGACCGATTTCACGTATTACGGGACGCGCGAAATCACTTTGGTCAAAGATGGTTATGAGACGGCCACCATATTCCAGCCGGTTCGCAAACCTTGGTACCAATACCTGCCGTTTGAATTCTTCGCCGACAACTTAAGTCCAGCAAAGATCAACAACCGGCACGAGTTCAACTACCAACTCGAACCGCTGAGGATTGAGCCGCAGGATGATATTCTGAACCGCGGTTGGGAACTCCGCAACGCCGCTCAGATTCCCGAGTAG
- a CDS encoding MlaE family ABC transporter permease, which translates to MASVADPLPRIGPIHVVGKITLVILENVGDVTIFFTKILYWMTTRLPRKRVLLPSLYQTGVLSLPVVIVTGVFIGMVLAIQTYDQFRLMHMETKLGAIINISLVKELGPVLAATMLAGRVGSALAAELGTMRVTEQIDALSAMGANPVNYLVVPRFLACFTLIPLLTIVADATGILGGWFLSSYVLDINSHHYWHHAISYVGPYDLFCGMFKSTFFGAAIAVVACHRGFNCTAGAEGVGRAATEAFVFSFVLILVLDFALGAFLQALYYTLWPSYGGGVVLDFDLINSWTQFVS; encoded by the coding sequence ATGGCGTCCGTCGCAGACCCGCTCCCTCGGATCGGACCGATACATGTCGTCGGGAAGATCACGTTGGTGATCCTGGAAAACGTGGGAGATGTGACTATCTTCTTTACGAAGATCCTCTATTGGATGACGACACGCTTGCCACGGAAACGCGTACTCCTGCCGAGTTTGTATCAGACCGGCGTGCTGAGTTTGCCGGTGGTGATTGTGACCGGCGTCTTCATCGGCATGGTACTGGCCATTCAGACCTACGATCAGTTCCGCTTGATGCACATGGAAACCAAGCTCGGCGCGATTATCAATATTTCCTTGGTCAAAGAACTCGGCCCGGTCTTGGCGGCCACCATGCTCGCCGGACGTGTGGGCAGCGCTCTTGCCGCTGAATTGGGCACAATGCGCGTCACCGAACAAATCGACGCGCTCTCAGCCATGGGCGCCAACCCGGTGAACTACTTGGTTGTGCCGCGGTTTTTAGCCTGTTTTACGTTGATCCCGCTGCTGACCATTGTGGCTGATGCAACCGGGATTTTAGGGGGCTGGTTTTTAAGCAGCTATGTGTTGGACATCAACAGCCACCATTACTGGCATCATGCGATCAGTTATGTCGGTCCCTACGATCTGTTCTGCGGCATGTTTAAGAGCACATTTTTCGGGGCGGCGATCGCTGTGGTTGCCTGTCATCGAGGTTTCAATTGTACCGCGGGAGCCGAAGGGGTCGGTCGTGCGGCGACGGAGGCGTTTGTCTTTTCCTTCGTCTTGATTTTGGTTTTGGACTTCGCCCTCGGTGCGTTTTTGCAAGCCCTTTATTACACACTTTGGCCCTCCTATGGCGGCGGTGTGGTACTGGACTTCGATCTGATCAATTCGTGGACTCAATTCGTTTCATAA